A window of the Oryza brachyantha chromosome 5, ObraRS2, whole genome shotgun sequence genome harbors these coding sequences:
- the LOC121054475 gene encoding small heat shock protein, chloroplastic-like produces the protein MMMHQQAAVVSNLRPSPGAGGLPWVAASCRPARGGSVRVRCVRNGSTESLDHLQRAPKGRPQQQQQQGAPAPGPRRRVIRTAPFGLWDSFPEARTLDQMMRTMERIMDGDAADDRMLVVPASAVTAAPAAARAVDTAAAAAARRGRTPWEIKERAGAYLVRYDMPGMTREDVRVSVQDRTLVVAAEKAAKEEAADAGGEEEDEGEGEGEAWPAASFGRYRTRVELPENVEVERIAAEVKDGVLYLTIPKVASGGKVVSIQVH, from the exons atgatgatgCATCAGCAAGCGGCTGTTGTCTCCAACCTGCGGCCATCTCCCGGAGCAGGCGGGCTCCCATGGGTGGCCGCCTCTTGCCGGCCTGCGAGAGGCGGCTCGGTGAGGGTGCGGTGCGTGAGGAACGGGTCGACGGAGAGCCTCGACCATCTGCAGAGGGCCCCGAAGGGCAGaccccagcagcagcagcagcagggggcTCCTGCTCCCGGCCCCAGGAGGAGGGTCATCCGAACCGCACCGTTTG GGCTGTGGGACAGCTTCCCAGAGGCGAGAACTCTCGACCAGATGATGCGCACCATGGAGCGCATCATGGACGgtgacgccgccgacgaccgCATGCTCGTCGTGCCGGCCTCGGCGGTAACGGCGGCCCCAGCAGCAGCCCGCGCCgtcgacaccgccgccgccgccgccgccaggcgGGGACGGACGCCGTGGGAGATCAAGGAGCGGGCGGGGGCGTACCTGGTGCGGTACGACATGCCGGGCATGACGCGGGAGGACGTGAGGGTGAGCGTGCAGGACCGGACGCTGGTGGTGGCCGCGGAGAAGGCGGCCAAGGAGGAGGCAGCTGACGccggtggggaggaggaggacgagggcgagggggagggggaggcgtggccggcggcgagcttcgggCGGTACAGGACGCGTGTGGAGCTGCCGGAGAACGTGGAGGTGGAGCGGATCGCGGCGGAGGTGAAGGACGGCGTGCTCTACCTCACCATCCCCAAGGTGGCCTCCGGCGGCAAGGTGGTAAGCATCCAGGTGCACTAG